The Desulfobacterales bacterium genome includes a window with the following:
- a CDS encoding ATP synthase subunit I: MGIQQRILRFINYSNWVVLLIASIAAGIIAKFDFTMGIIAGGLIVTINFHLMYRTLKKAFNRTRLPSVKSIVARHYFRFMLSASLIFVLISKHMVDPGGLLIGLSVVVVSIKIAALYELKNIIFKEAT; this comes from the coding sequence ATGGGTATCCAACAGCGCATACTTAGATTTATCAACTATTCCAATTGGGTCGTGCTTTTGATTGCCAGCATCGCCGCCGGCATCATCGCAAAGTTTGATTTTACCATGGGGATTATCGCCGGCGGTCTGATTGTTACCATCAACTTTCACCTCATGTATCGTACCCTTAAAAAGGCTTTTAATCGAACCCGCCTTCCTTCAGTCAAATCCATCGTTGCCAGGCACTATTTTCGGTTTATGCTCAGCGCAAGTCTTATCTTTGTTCTGATTTCAAAACATATGGTCGACCCCGGGGGGCTGTTGATCGGTCTTTCTGTCGTGGTGGTGAGCATTAAGATCGCAGCCCTGTACGAGTTAAAAAATATTATTTTCAAGGAGGCAACTTAA
- a CDS encoding ATP synthase F0 subunit C: MEEHVLKFFTACVTAAGFGIAIAAAIGGIAQSLGLKAAVEGIARNPESSGKVTVTMIIGLALIESLVIYTLVIAFMLLGKAPQLADMLKLLGQ; this comes from the coding sequence ATGGAAGAACATGTGTTGAAATTTTTTACGGCCTGCGTTACGGCTGCCGGATTCGGTATCGCTATCGCAGCTGCGATTGGCGGCATCGCACAGAGCTTGGGGTTGAAAGCCGCGGTGGAAGGGATTGCCAGAAACCCCGAATCTTCGGGCAAGGTCACGGTTACCATGATTATCGGTCTGGCCCTGATCGAGTCGCTGGTTATTTATACCCTGGTAATTGCCTTTATGCTTTTGGGGAAAGCCCCCCAACTGGCAGATATGCTGAAGTTGCTGGGTCAATAG
- a CDS encoding AtpZ/AtpI family protein has product MQRETRRYIRDLAYFGSLGFQIALPIVICYFIGNYLDEKVFHSSPWAALIFLVLGIAAGFRNIALAIKKIRKF; this is encoded by the coding sequence ATGCAAAGAGAAACCAGACGTTATATCAGGGATCTCGCCTATTTCGGCAGTCTGGGTTTCCAGATAGCGCTTCCCATTGTCATCTGTTATTTTATCGGAAACTATCTTGATGAAAAAGTGTTTCACTCGTCACCTTGGGCGGCACTTATTTTTCTTGTTTTGGGAATCGCTGCCGGCTTTAGAAATATCGCGCTGGCGATAAAAAAAATAAGAAAGTTCTAA
- the atpB gene encoding F0F1 ATP synthase subunit A: MEHPYLFLVKATEFTGIKSLEHFAHAYPHVLYSWLVMIVLIVMGSIATRNLASIPTKMQNVFEFVVVGLEDFIVDITGEEGRWFFPVLGTVFLYIFVCNLIGLVPGFFPPTASYNTTLSCAIVVFCFTHYIGFRYHGAKYYKHFIGPVWWLVPIMLPIELISHFARVLSLSMRLFGNMSGHELVLAILFGLAGAFFVPLPIMAMGIFVAFVQAFVFFMLSIMYFAGAMEHAH, translated from the coding sequence TTGGAACATCCGTATCTTTTTCTGGTCAAGGCCACTGAATTTACCGGCATTAAAAGTCTTGAGCACTTTGCGCATGCCTATCCACATGTTCTTTATTCCTGGCTGGTAATGATCGTTCTGATCGTGATGGGAAGCATTGCCACCCGGAACTTAGCCAGCATCCCGACGAAGATGCAGAATGTTTTTGAATTTGTTGTCGTGGGTCTTGAAGATTTTATCGTCGATATTACCGGCGAGGAGGGCCGCTGGTTTTTTCCGGTCCTGGGAACGGTATTTCTGTATATCTTCGTCTGCAACCTGATCGGACTGGTTCCCGGATTTTTTCCGCCGACGGCGAGCTATAATACGACCCTGTCATGCGCCATCGTTGTTTTTTGTTTTACGCATTATATCGGTTTCAGGTACCATGGCGCCAAGTATTATAAGCACTTCATCGGACCGGTATGGTGGCTGGTCCCAATTATGCTGCCCATTGAATTGATCAGCCATTTTGCCAGGGTGCTGTCGCTGTCCATGCGTCTTTTCGGCAACATGAGCGGGCATGAATTGGTCTTGGCGATCCTTTTCGGTCTGGCCGGCGCTTTTTTTGTGCCGCTGCCGATCATGGCAATGGGGATCTTTGTTGCCTTTGTTCAGGCGTTTGTGTTTTTTATGCTCTCGATCATGTATTTTGCCGGCGCGATGGAACATGCGCATTAA
- a CDS encoding inositol monophosphatase family protein, whose amino-acid sequence MLLESEKRVGVAAAFKAAEVLRMKLGRVKRVRKKGANDLVTEADAESEKVIIDTIRGAFPRHGILAEESGDDIGSADCCWIIDPLDGTTNFAHGLGLFSISIAFRVDKELVLGIILSPMTDELFIAAKGQGAFLNGRPIRVSDVKTVSESLLVTGFPYDLENVFSPMMNRFTSCLKVAQGVRRLGSAALDLCYVACGRFEAFWEQNLKPWDTAAGVVIAGEAGSVITDFSNSAFTLDKREVLASNGNIHQEMLSLLDLKDGTCEKS is encoded by the coding sequence ATGTTGCTGGAATCTGAAAAAAGGGTGGGGGTTGCTGCAGCCTTTAAAGCTGCCGAAGTACTGCGGATGAAGCTTGGCCGGGTAAAAAGGGTCCGGAAAAAAGGAGCCAACGATCTCGTTACCGAAGCTGACGCCGAATCTGAAAAGGTCATCATCGATACCATTCGGGGCGCTTTCCCTCGCCACGGCATTCTGGCGGAGGAAAGCGGTGATGATATCGGGTCGGCCGACTGCTGCTGGATAATTGACCCCCTTGACGGGACAACGAATTTTGCCCACGGATTGGGGCTTTTTTCAATTTCCATTGCTTTTCGTGTAGATAAAGAGCTTGTTTTGGGCATTATTTTGAGCCCCATGACGGATGAACTCTTTATTGCAGCCAAGGGGCAGGGGGCCTTTTTAAACGGTCGGCCGATACGGGTTTCGGACGTGAAAACCGTTTCGGAAAGCCTGCTGGTCACGGGATTCCCCTACGACCTTGAAAATGTTTTTAGCCCGATGATGAATCGATTTACAAGCTGTTTAAAAGTTGCCCAGGGCGTAAGGCGGCTGGGTTCTGCGGCCCTCGATCTGTGTTATGTGGCCTGCGGACGTTTTGAAGCTTTCTGGGAACAGAATTTAAAACCATGGGATACGGCTGCCGGGGTGGTAATTGCCGGCGAAGCCGGGTCGGTTATTACGGATTTTTCGAACAGCGCATTTACGCTTGATAAAAGGGAAGTTCTGGCAAGCAACGGGAATATCCATCAGGAAATGCTTTCATTATTGGATTTAAAGGATGGGACATGCGAAAAGAGTTAA
- the dnaA gene encoding chromosomal replication initiator protein DnaA, producing MEAIWQEAKNVLKEQIPRHSFSMWIEPMEFEKDKPGGLVLTCPNLFSKKRVLDQYGALIEQEMARISGNPCRLFITVSGRNGDSKSKPEEERQLPLPHLNLQPHSGRLLRKDFTFDQFVVGDNNDFAYTAALSLASHKNSHQNSLFLLSKTGMGKSHLSQAVGHSILSETPSERVYYITSEDFTNEMIHALRHDVLDRFKEKYRKRCDVLLLEDIHFLSGKVGTQTELALTLDCLLDANKKLIFTSCYLPADIPKMNEQLSSRLSCSLISAIDPPDFRTRVRILEKKAKLNGYEMPDDVKSYLASELSDNVRQLESGLIGVTAKSSLLGAPIDLGLARSVVKNIARQSKNITIDVIKKLVCREFNISIGDIVSRSRKQTVVRPRHIAMFLSRRYTDSPLQEIGRSFNRYHATALHAIGVVERELRQSVAMRRQVEFISNKLEAGKF from the coding sequence ATGGAAGCTATCTGGCAAGAAGCCAAAAATGTTTTAAAAGAACAAATTCCACGCCACAGCTTCAGCATGTGGATTGAACCCATGGAGTTTGAAAAAGACAAGCCGGGCGGTCTGGTGTTGACCTGCCCGAATTTGTTTTCTAAAAAACGGGTTCTTGATCAGTACGGGGCCTTGATCGAGCAGGAAATGGCTCGGATTTCCGGCAATCCCTGCCGGCTTTTTATTACTGTGTCCGGCAGAAACGGAGATTCAAAATCAAAACCGGAGGAAGAACGTCAACTGCCGCTTCCCCACCTGAACCTGCAGCCCCACAGCGGGCGCCTGCTGCGGAAAGATTTTACCTTTGACCAGTTTGTTGTCGGGGATAATAATGATTTTGCCTATACAGCGGCACTTTCTCTGGCTTCACACAAAAATTCGCACCAAAACTCCCTGTTTCTCTTATCCAAGACCGGTATGGGGAAGAGTCATCTCTCCCAGGCCGTGGGCCATTCCATTTTATCTGAAACCCCGTCCGAGCGGGTCTATTATATCACCTCGGAAGACTTCACCAATGAAATGATTCATGCCCTGCGGCATGACGTCCTTGACAGGTTCAAAGAAAAATACAGAAAGCGCTGCGACGTGTTGCTGCTGGAGGATATCCATTTCCTGAGCGGAAAGGTGGGCACCCAAACCGAGCTCGCATTAACCCTGGATTGTCTGCTGGATGCCAATAAAAAATTAATTTTCACCAGCTGTTATTTGCCGGCCGACATCCCGAAAATGAATGAGCAGTTGAGTTCACGGCTGTCCTGCAGCCTGATTTCAGCCATTGATCCGCCGGATTTCAGGACACGGGTCCGGATTTTAGAAAAAAAAGCCAAGCTAAATGGATATGAGATGCCGGACGATGTTAAAAGTTACCTGGCAAGCGAGCTTTCAGATAATGTCCGGCAGCTTGAAAGCGGCCTGATCGGCGTGACCGCCAAATCTTCTCTCTTGGGTGCGCCCATTGATTTGGGCCTTGCCAGAAGCGTTGTCAAAAATATTGCCCGGCAGAGCAAAAATATTACCATTGATGTCATCAAAAAATTGGTGTGCAGGGAGTTTAACATTTCCATCGGCGATATCGTTTCACGGTCCCGCAAACAGACCGTTGTCCGGCCGCGGCATATCGCCATGTTTTTGTCCCGTCGATATACGGATTCTCCGCTGCAGGAGATCGGGCGTAGTTTCAACCGCTATCACGCCACAGCTCTTCATGCCATTGGGGTGGTGGAACGTGAATTAAGGCAAAGCGTTGCCATGCGCCGGCAGGTAGAATTTATAAGCAATAAACTTGAAGCCGGAAAGTTTTAA
- a CDS encoding MFS transporter codes for MAYLPPKSYNYRYVICALIFSGYVLVFFQRLCPAVLALDIQASFGVGGTLLGVLASAYFYPYALMQLPTGLLVDRWGPRYTVSFFFVIAALGALLMSHTNSLATAVFGRVLVGLGVSTLFVSNFKLIAEWFDPRQFVIMGGLFMAMGGVGALLASAPLAWASSLMGWRMTLAAVGALTFVMAVLIFVFVRNRPSDMGLAPIRTVPAAGSVPDIPLWQGLKTVVTSGRFWPISIWGFFAPGIAFAVGGLWGGPFLMQVYGLSKPAAGGILSMFALSLILGSPLLGWTANRLGRKIVLIGCSTLMLLASLTLYLFMTRLNPAGLYVLFFCIFLAGGAAGPIQAAVSKELFPMAIAGTAMGCVNIFPFFGGAFFQILVGMIIAGDETGVRSAVLSAYQKMFLIYCVGALVSLAASCLMPETLDKGGEVVDFGLKDRPSMP; via the coding sequence TTGGCCTACCTGCCGCCCAAGTCATATAACTATCGCTATGTAATCTGCGCGCTGATATTCAGCGGCTATGTGCTTGTTTTTTTTCAGCGCCTATGCCCGGCCGTACTGGCGCTTGATATCCAGGCGTCCTTTGGTGTGGGGGGGACGCTGCTGGGTGTCCTGGCGTCCGCGTATTTTTATCCCTATGCCCTGATGCAACTCCCCACCGGGCTGCTGGTCGATCGCTGGGGGCCGCGCTATACGGTTTCCTTTTTTTTTGTCATCGCCGCGCTGGGCGCCCTTTTGATGTCGCACACCAACAGTCTGGCCACCGCCGTTTTCGGACGCGTGCTGGTGGGGCTGGGGGTATCGACCCTGTTTGTGTCTAATTTTAAACTGATCGCTGAATGGTTTGACCCCCGGCAGTTTGTGATTATGGGCGGTCTTTTTATGGCAATGGGCGGTGTGGGCGCCCTGCTGGCCAGTGCGCCGCTGGCCTGGGCCAGCAGCCTGATGGGCTGGCGCATGACCCTGGCTGCTGTCGGAGCGTTGACATTCGTGATGGCCGTCCTGATCTTTGTCTTTGTACGCAATCGTCCGTCGGATATGGGGTTGGCGCCGATCCGAACGGTTCCGGCTGCGGGATCGGTTCCTGACATCCCCCTCTGGCAGGGCCTTAAAACCGTGGTGACGTCCGGACGTTTTTGGCCGATATCGATCTGGGGGTTTTTTGCACCCGGCATCGCCTTTGCCGTCGGCGGGCTCTGGGGCGGTCCTTTTCTGATGCAGGTCTATGGCCTCAGCAAGCCTGCGGCCGGCGGGATCCTGTCGATGTTTGCGCTGTCTTTGATTTTAGGCAGCCCCTTGCTGGGCTGGACCGCCAATCGGCTGGGCCGAAAAATTGTTCTGATCGGCTGCAGTACGCTGATGCTGCTCGCTTCTCTGACACTGTATCTTTTCATGACGCGGTTGAATCCGGCCGGGTTGTACGTTCTGTTCTTCTGTATTTTTTTGGCAGGCGGCGCTGCCGGTCCGATTCAGGCCGCTGTTTCCAAAGAGCTTTTTCCCATGGCGATCGCCGGAACGGCCATGGGTTGTGTCAATATATTTCCCTTTTTTGGGGGCGCCTTTTTCCAGATTCTGGTGGGAATGATCATTGCTGGGGATGAGACTGGCGTGCGTTCCGCCGTCCTAAGCGCTTACCAGAAGATGTTTCTGATCTACTGCGTGGGCGCACTGGTATCGCTGGCGGCGTCCTGCCTGATGCCGGAAACCCTTGACAAAGGGGGCGAGGTTGTGGATTTCGGGCTAAAAGACAGGCCTTCCATGCCGTAA
- the uvrA gene encoding excinuclease ABC subunit UvrA, with protein MESEAIIIRGARQHNLKNIDIELPRNKLIVVTGLSGSGKSTLAFDTLYAEGQRRYVESLSTYARQFLERMEKPDVDSIDGLSPAIAIEQKTASHNPRSTVGTVTEIYDYLRLLFARVGSPHCYRCGREITSQSIDQIVDKVMALGSGDKVIILAPLVTDQKGSHEALFKQLKKEGFARVRIDGEMLELESVGRLDKNKKHTIDVVVDRLIVKESIRNRLADSLELALSRSDGILRVDVVGKGSYLFSEKAACIDCGISFPELTPASFSFNSPQGACPKCDGLGSTTEFDPGLIVPNTELSLRDGAIALWANRNSVHFVEFLEALTRHYGVDIYTPYKDLPERFRQVLLYGSSQEEITYYFERNNRRYTYRKPFEGILPKLERRYLETDSHQSRDEIRRFMNFRICPECNSSRLNRISSAVQVGGRRIFEITALSVASAHTFFNSLTLSGQKKIIASRILKEVIERLTFLENVGLNYLTLDRSAYTLSGGESQRIRLATQIGSKLTGVLYVLDEPSIGLHQRDNQRLLKTLMQMRALGNTVMVVEHDEETVRAADHVVDMGPGAGMLGGEVVFSGIPAQLMRCEKSLTGQYLSGRKRIEIPARRRSGSQQKLVLLGAAENNLKNIDVVFPLGLFVCITGVSGSGKSTLLLETLFRVLSQRLYHARVPVGKYQSIAGIEHIDKIVNIDQSPIGRTPRSNPGTYTGVFTHFRELFAKTPEARMRGYKAGRFSFNVKGGRCEACSGDGIIKIEMHFLPDVYVVCDVCQGKRYNRETLEIRYKGKNIADILDMTVNQSLQFFKNIPTIRVKLTTLADVGIGYIRLGQPATTLSGGEAQRVKLSRELSKRSTGRTVYILDEPTTGLHADDIQKLLNVLNTLVDTGNTVIVIEHNMDVIKSADHIIDLGPEGGDAGGYVVGCGTPEELAGNDASHTGRYLRKYL; from the coding sequence ATGGAATCTGAAGCCATCATCATTCGGGGTGCCAGGCAGCACAATCTGAAAAACATTGATATTGAACTGCCGCGCAACAAACTCATTGTTGTAACAGGGCTTTCGGGGTCCGGCAAGTCAACCCTGGCCTTTGACACCCTTTATGCCGAAGGACAGCGCCGCTATGTCGAGTCGCTCTCAACATACGCGCGCCAGTTCTTGGAAAGAATGGAAAAGCCGGACGTCGATTCGATTGACGGCCTTTCGCCAGCCATCGCGATAGAGCAAAAAACAGCCAGCCATAACCCGCGCTCAACAGTGGGAACCGTTACGGAAATATACGATTATTTACGTTTGCTCTTTGCCCGGGTCGGATCGCCGCATTGTTATCGTTGCGGCCGGGAGATAACATCGCAAAGCATAGACCAGATAGTCGACAAGGTTATGGCGCTGGGTTCGGGCGACAAGGTCATCATCCTGGCCCCGCTGGTAACCGACCAAAAGGGGTCGCACGAAGCGCTCTTCAAACAGCTTAAAAAGGAGGGTTTTGCCCGCGTCCGGATAGATGGTGAGATGTTGGAACTTGAATCCGTCGGCCGGCTTGATAAAAACAAAAAGCATACCATAGACGTCGTTGTGGATCGGCTGATCGTTAAGGAATCCATCAGGAATCGCCTGGCGGATTCTCTTGAATTGGCTCTTTCCCGGTCAGATGGAATCCTTAGGGTGGATGTCGTTGGAAAAGGGTCCTATCTTTTCAGCGAAAAAGCGGCCTGTATTGATTGCGGCATCAGTTTCCCCGAATTGACGCCGGCCAGCTTTTCTTTCAACTCTCCCCAGGGCGCCTGTCCAAAATGCGACGGGTTGGGTTCAACCACGGAGTTTGACCCGGGATTGATCGTTCCCAATACCGAACTTTCCCTGCGGGATGGGGCAATCGCCCTTTGGGCCAACCGAAATTCCGTTCACTTTGTCGAATTTTTAGAAGCCCTCACACGCCACTACGGCGTGGATATTTATACCCCCTACAAAGATCTTCCGGAACGATTCAGACAGGTGCTCTTATACGGCTCAAGTCAAGAAGAAATCACCTATTATTTTGAGCGCAATAACCGCCGCTACACCTATCGAAAGCCCTTTGAAGGAATCCTGCCGAAACTTGAAAGACGCTATCTCGAAACCGACTCCCACCAGTCCCGCGATGAAATCCGGCGGTTCATGAACTTTCGTATCTGTCCGGAATGCAACAGCTCCCGGCTCAACCGGATCAGCAGCGCAGTCCAGGTCGGCGGCCGGCGAATATTTGAAATCACTGCGCTATCGGTAGCGTCGGCCCACACTTTTTTTAACAGCCTGACGTTAAGCGGCCAAAAAAAAATTATTGCCTCACGGATCTTGAAAGAAGTTATTGAACGACTGACGTTTCTTGAAAACGTGGGGCTCAACTATTTGACCCTTGACCGCTCGGCCTACACCCTTTCCGGCGGAGAGAGCCAGCGCATCCGGCTGGCCACCCAGATCGGATCAAAATTGACCGGCGTGTTGTATGTTCTGGACGAACCCAGTATCGGTCTTCATCAGCGCGACAACCAGCGGCTCTTGAAAACCCTGATGCAGATGCGGGCCCTCGGCAATACCGTCATGGTCGTCGAACACGATGAAGAAACTGTTCGTGCAGCCGACCATGTTGTGGATATGGGACCCGGCGCAGGAATGCTGGGCGGCGAAGTGGTTTTTTCAGGGATACCGGCCCAGTTGATGCGCTGCGAGAAATCATTGACCGGTCAATATCTTTCCGGTCGCAAACGGATTGAAATCCCTGCCAGGCGTCGTTCCGGCTCGCAGCAAAAGCTCGTCCTGCTGGGAGCCGCGGAAAACAATCTTAAAAACATCGATGTCGTGTTTCCCCTGGGCCTCTTTGTCTGCATCACCGGCGTGTCCGGTTCGGGAAAATCAACCCTGTTGCTGGAAACCCTTTTTCGGGTCCTTTCCCAGCGCCTCTACCACGCCCGCGTTCCCGTTGGAAAATATCAATCCATTGCCGGAATTGAGCATATCGATAAAATTGTCAACATCGACCAGTCCCCCATCGGCCGGACACCGCGATCAAACCCCGGGACGTATACCGGTGTGTTTACCCACTTCCGGGAACTTTTTGCGAAGACACCCGAAGCCCGCATGCGCGGTTACAAAGCCGGTCGTTTCAGTTTTAATGTCAAGGGCGGCCGCTGCGAAGCCTGCAGCGGCGACGGCATCATAAAAATTGAAATGCATTTTCTGCCGGATGTTTACGTTGTCTGCGATGTCTGCCAGGGGAAAAGGTACAATCGTGAAACCCTCGAGATCAGATACAAGGGTAAAAACATTGCGGACATTCTGGATATGACCGTCAACCAGTCCCTCCAGTTTTTTAAAAACATCCCCACCATCCGCGTCAAGTTGACGACCCTGGCGGATGTCGGTATCGGATATATCCGGCTGGGACAGCCGGCCACCACATTGTCGGGCGGAGAGGCCCAGCGCGTCAAGCTGTCACGCGAATTAAGCAAAAGAAGCACCGGCCGGACGGTCTATATATTGGATGAACCGACCACCGGCCTGCATGCCGACGACATTCAGAAACTTTTGAATGTCCTGAACACGCTGGTGGACACCGGCAATACGGTCATTGTCATTGAGCATAACATGGATGTCATCAAATCCGCCGACCACATCATCGACCTGGGGCCGGAAGGCGGGGATGCGGGGGGGTATGTGGTGGGGTGCGGCACGCCGGAAGAACTTGCCGGAAACGATGCTTCCCATACCGGTCGATATTTAAGAAAATACTTATAA
- a CDS encoding response regulator, which translates to MENKRTETILFVDDEVDILELADEYFRHKGYQVITASNGHHAVEVLKNEKIDCCFTDINMPGMDGLALAEYIREADNTIPVIVMTGYPSLDNTLHTLKNGVVDFLIKPISLNQMELCLRRVLRERELFVENIILKKEVESKARLEVLNKELLFKVEELNILNKIMSHFTSIDSSFDIFKRVVELSLELSGAQETKFYVINDAVQRPFAIAASGRDCPDGGNDGMQAVESLIMEVVADELPLLIAENKGVRGLPRDISSLLLTPLKIKDKVFGVLMATICTGSARFTDKDLFYMSFMTKNAAYAIENLALYENIYQNLFATLYGFVRALEFRDLYTQQHSIRVTDLSILIGRELGCAAEEIDILNVAGRLHDIGKIGIRDDILLKPGQLTDVEFQKVQEHPNIGADIVGKLGMWGREQQIIRCHHERFDGSGYPRGLQHDNIPLLARILFVADAFDAMTSDRAYRKKLDINSAMQMLLAGAGTQFDPEIVKVFNDLHRKGVISKWENTGDSPQP; encoded by the coding sequence ATGGAAAACAAGAGAACCGAAACGATCCTTTTCGTAGACGATGAAGTGGATATTCTGGAATTGGCCGACGAGTATTTCCGGCACAAGGGGTATCAGGTTATAACCGCATCAAACGGCCATCACGCTGTGGAAGTCCTGAAGAACGAGAAAATAGATTGCTGCTTTACCGATATCAACATGCCCGGAATGGACGGGCTGGCGCTTGCCGAATATATCCGTGAAGCGGACAATACCATACCGGTTATCGTGATGACGGGCTATCCCTCTCTGGACAATACCCTCCACACCTTAAAAAATGGGGTGGTTGATTTTTTGATAAAACCGATCAGCTTGAATCAGATGGAGTTGTGCCTGCGGCGGGTGCTGCGGGAACGCGAGCTTTTCGTGGAAAATATTATTTTAAAGAAGGAGGTCGAAAGCAAAGCCCGGCTTGAGGTTTTAAACAAGGAACTCCTTTTTAAGGTCGAAGAGTTAAATATTTTAAATAAAATAATGAGTCATTTTACCTCGATTGACTCAAGCTTCGATATCTTTAAACGGGTTGTCGAATTGTCACTGGAGCTGAGCGGTGCGCAGGAGACGAAATTTTATGTCATCAATGACGCCGTCCAGCGACCTTTTGCAATCGCGGCGTCCGGCAGGGATTGCCCGGACGGCGGCAATGACGGGATGCAGGCCGTGGAATCCTTGATTATGGAGGTCGTTGCGGATGAATTGCCGCTGCTGATCGCTGAAAATAAAGGGGTACGCGGGTTGCCCCGGGATATATCGTCTCTGTTGCTGACACCTTTAAAAATAAAAGACAAGGTTTTCGGGGTATTAATGGCCACCATATGTACGGGATCGGCCCGGTTCACCGATAAAGACCTGTTTTATATGTCTTTTATGACGAAAAACGCTGCCTATGCCATTGAAAACCTGGCGCTGTATGAAAATATCTATCAGAATCTTTTTGCAACCCTGTACGGGTTTGTAAGGGCCCTTGAATTTCGCGATCTCTACACCCAGCAGCATTCAATCCGTGTGACCGATTTATCGATATTAATCGGTCGGGAACTGGGGTGCGCCGCCGAAGAGATTGATATTCTCAATGTGGCCGGTCGCCTCCATGATATCGGCAAGATCGGCATCCGGGATGACATTCTGCTGAAACCCGGACAGTTGACCGATGTGGAATTCCAGAAAGTCCAGGAGCATCCCAACATCGGCGCAGACATTGTCGGAAAGCTGGGGATGTGGGGCCGGGAACAGCAAATTATCCGATGCCACCATGAGCGTTTCGATGGGTCGGGATATCCGCGCGGCTTGCAACATGACAACATTCCGCTGTTGGCCCGCATTCTGTTTGTGGCGGATGCCTTTGATGCCATGACGTCGGATCGGGCCTATCGGAAAAAGCTGGACATCAACAGCGCCATGCAAATGCTGCTGGCCGGGGCCGGCACCCAGTTTGATCCCGAAATAGTGAAGGTTTTTAACGACCTCCATCGAAAAGGGGTTATTTCAAAATGGGAAAATACCGGAGACTCTCCACAGCCGTAA